A region from the Lentimonas sp. CC4 genome encodes:
- a CDS encoding RNA methyltransferase yields MEESYIQSRQNDQVKNLVKLRERKHRDRQERFLVEGLRELGHAIGSGYEIETIYYCPEYFPSDEHEAFINDTRRNAEIPLVRMSEDAFTKAAYREGPDGIIAIAKQQSHSIHELDLPAAPLLLVLEGIEKPGNLGAILRSADGAGADAVILVDCVLDLYNPNAIRSSQGLIFALPIVCTEQAYLAEWLTKHQVQTVATTPDTENLHWDIDYKQPTALFFGSESDGLTDFWLKQADTRTRILMAGRADSLNVAAAAAVCLYEAKRQRS; encoded by the coding sequence ATGGAAGAATCCTACATTCAGAGCCGTCAAAACGATCAGGTCAAAAATCTCGTAAAACTCCGCGAGCGCAAGCACCGCGACCGCCAAGAGCGTTTTCTCGTCGAAGGCCTGCGCGAGCTCGGCCACGCCATCGGCTCAGGCTACGAAATCGAAACGATCTACTACTGCCCGGAATATTTCCCATCCGATGAGCACGAAGCCTTCATCAATGACACCCGCCGCAACGCCGAGATACCACTCGTGCGCATGAGCGAAGACGCCTTCACCAAGGCCGCCTACCGCGAAGGCCCAGACGGCATCATCGCAATCGCCAAGCAGCAAAGCCACTCGATCCACGAACTCGACCTGCCTGCCGCCCCGCTGCTACTGGTGCTCGAAGGCATCGAAAAGCCGGGCAACCTCGGAGCGATCCTCCGCAGCGCCGATGGCGCAGGCGCCGATGCCGTGATCCTCGTGGACTGTGTGCTCGACCTCTATAATCCCAACGCCATTCGCTCCTCTCAAGGACTCATCTTTGCATTACCGATCGTATGCACCGAGCAAGCCTACCTCGCCGAATGGCTCACCAAGCACCAGGTTCAAACCGTCGCCACCACCCCCGACACCGAGAACCTACACTGGGACATCGACTACAAGCAACCCACCGCACTTTTCTTCGGCAGCGAAAGCGACGGGCTCACCGACTTCTGGCTCAAGCAAGCCGACACCCGCACCCGCATACTCATGGCAGGCCGCGCCGACTCACTCAACGTCGCAGCGGCCGCAGCCGTCTGCCTCTACGAGGCAAAACGCCAGCGTTCGTAA
- a CDS encoding class I SAM-dependent RNA methyltransferase, which yields MQAPKNFVPEPFEYHQEVEVTVESLTNLGMGVARVDGWVVMVPFVIPGEVVKARIYRNFQNYSDADLVEVVEASADRIEPRCPLYQRCGGCQYQHMTYARQLKEKTKHVEELMQKLGEIDHPVQLSHGSPKEYNYRSKITPHYERPAKDGSQPIGFLQYGRRNQIIDVEQCPIATEAINAALPGARDEARRSGGKKRRQRGGTILMRDVIEGVVTDPQEIVSERVGNHTFQFKAGEFFQNNPFILPEMVEHVAREASLEGARYLVDAYCGVGLFALSTSKSFELSAGVEISEPAVRWAQANATICGIKNVRFVIGKAEAIFNGLKFPAEETAVVIDPPRKGCDASFRQQLMQFRPQRIVYVSCDPATQARDLKEFVEAGYDITLIQPFDLFPHTRHIENVVSLTLSSRGPWAAPADAEDELEDEIEN from the coding sequence ATGCAAGCACCGAAAAATTTTGTTCCTGAGCCTTTTGAGTATCACCAAGAGGTGGAAGTGACCGTTGAGAGTTTGACCAATCTGGGCATGGGCGTGGCCCGTGTCGACGGTTGGGTGGTCATGGTGCCATTTGTGATTCCCGGTGAAGTTGTGAAGGCGCGTATCTATCGCAATTTTCAAAACTATTCGGATGCAGATCTGGTCGAAGTTGTTGAAGCTTCTGCTGATCGCATTGAGCCGCGTTGCCCGCTTTATCAGAGGTGCGGTGGTTGTCAGTATCAGCACATGACCTACGCGCGTCAGCTCAAAGAGAAGACGAAGCACGTTGAAGAGTTGATGCAGAAGCTCGGTGAGATCGATCATCCAGTGCAGCTCTCGCATGGTTCGCCAAAGGAATATAACTACCGTTCGAAGATCACGCCACACTACGAGCGTCCTGCGAAGGATGGTTCGCAGCCGATTGGATTTTTACAGTATGGTCGCCGAAACCAGATCATTGATGTGGAGCAGTGTCCGATCGCGACTGAGGCGATCAATGCCGCATTGCCGGGCGCACGTGATGAAGCGCGACGCTCGGGGGGCAAGAAACGCCGTCAACGTGGTGGCACGATCTTAATGCGGGATGTGATCGAAGGTGTGGTGACGGATCCGCAGGAGATTGTCTCTGAGCGTGTCGGCAACCATACATTCCAGTTTAAGGCTGGAGAGTTTTTCCAAAACAACCCTTTCATCTTGCCGGAAATGGTTGAGCACGTCGCGCGTGAGGCTTCGCTCGAGGGCGCGCGCTACTTGGTGGATGCGTATTGTGGGGTGGGGCTGTTTGCGCTTTCCACTTCGAAATCCTTTGAGCTCTCAGCTGGTGTGGAGATCAGCGAGCCAGCAGTGCGCTGGGCGCAGGCCAATGCGACGATCTGTGGCATTAAGAACGTGCGCTTCGTCATTGGTAAGGCGGAGGCGATTTTTAATGGTCTGAAGTTCCCCGCCGAAGAGACTGCTGTCGTTATCGATCCGCCGCGCAAGGGCTGTGATGCGAGTTTTCGTCAGCAATTAATGCAATTCCGTCCGCAACGCATCGTCTATGTGTCGTGCGATCCGGCCACGCAGGCGCGTGATTTGAAGGAGTTTGTCGAGGCAGGCTACGATATTACTTTGATCCAACCGTTCGATCTCTTTCCGCACACGCGTCACATTGAAAATGTGGTTTCGCTGACGCTCTCTTCTCGTGGTCCTTGGGCAGCACCTGCTGATGCTGAAGACGAACTGGAGGACGAAATCGAAAATTAG
- the rpsU gene encoding 30S ribosomal protein S21 — translation MSIEVKVRKGEPIERALRRLKKRLDREGVIHTIRANRYFVKPAQVKRRKRKELDFNNMLRVRYSNM, via the coding sequence ATGTCAATCGAAGTAAAAGTCCGTAAAGGCGAGCCCATCGAACGTGCGCTCCGCCGCCTCAAGAAGCGCCTCGATCGCGAAGGTGTTATCCATACTATCCGTGCGAATCGTTATTTCGTAAAGCCTGCTCAAGTGAAGCGCCGCAAGCGTAAGGAGCTAGATTTTAACAATATGCTTCGCGTTCGTTACTCGAACATGTAA
- a CDS encoding TIM barrel protein produces the protein MSNIFDRLSLSTCWCSARHTDGYEMVEEMVGLGFKRIELSHGIRISLVPGILKAVEEGLVEISSVHNFCPLPNSVQHAAPNLYEPSTPDAREMRLWDQYTLQTLNFAVKVGAPRVVMHSGSTWYFFESPEKKLEKWIDEQGLKACDLLEDNDFIKQRERAMKRIKRASKKTMKRITSSYERALPWVKERGLQLGLENRESMEEMPIDADYADFLKELGEPESFGYWHDAGHAQIKHQQGLLDHRTHLEAMADRLVGFHLHDVSESGRDHQVPGTGTIDFKMVSEFVRPKHTLVLELSPKLTTEQVLQSRAYIGEVLGA, from the coding sequence ATGAGTAATATTTTTGATCGTTTATCCCTGTCGACTTGCTGGTGCTCCGCGCGGCATACGGATGGCTATGAGATGGTTGAAGAGATGGTGGGGCTTGGGTTTAAGCGAATCGAACTGAGTCATGGGATTCGGATCTCGCTGGTTCCTGGCATTTTGAAAGCGGTCGAAGAGGGCTTGGTTGAGATTTCCTCGGTGCATAACTTTTGCCCGCTGCCAAATAGTGTGCAGCACGCGGCGCCGAATTTGTATGAGCCGTCGACGCCAGATGCGCGTGAGATGCGTCTTTGGGATCAATATACGCTGCAGACCTTGAATTTCGCGGTCAAAGTTGGCGCGCCACGTGTTGTCATGCATTCTGGCAGCACTTGGTATTTCTTTGAGTCGCCAGAGAAGAAGCTCGAAAAATGGATCGACGAGCAGGGGCTAAAAGCCTGCGACCTTCTGGAGGATAACGACTTCATTAAGCAGCGTGAGCGCGCGATGAAGCGCATTAAGCGGGCATCGAAGAAGACGATGAAGCGGATCACTTCCAGTTACGAGCGGGCGTTGCCTTGGGTGAAGGAGCGTGGTTTGCAGTTGGGGCTCGAAAACCGTGAAAGCATGGAAGAAATGCCCATTGACGCGGATTATGCTGATTTTCTCAAAGAGTTGGGTGAGCCCGAATCCTTTGGTTATTGGCATGATGCAGGCCATGCGCAGATTAAGCATCAGCAGGGCTTGCTAGATCATCGCACGCATTTGGAGGCGATGGCTGACCGGCTCGTCGGTTTTCATTTGCACGATGTGTCAGAGTCGGGGCGCGACCATCAGGTGCCGGGCACGGGCACAATTGATTTTAAGATGGTCTCGGAGTTTGTGCGCCCAAAGCACACTCTGGTGCTGGAGCTCAGTCCGAAGCTAACTACCGAGCAAGTGCTGCAGTCGCGTGCTTATATTGGCGAGGTTTTGGGGGCTTAG
- a CDS encoding Hsp20/alpha crystallin family protein: MKLIRYKYPQATGPAALNRLLNFGVPSSERFSGLLEGFLGSGVGCRQPAADLYEDDANFYVRMELPGIPKARIDLQMEDSVLMVRSQEIEQDGDSESADCFHRAVSVPDGVEVEAIKANYQDGMLTVTLPKQAAPQPRKITVK, from the coding sequence ATGAAACTAATACGCTACAAATATCCACAAGCAACTGGCCCTGCGGCCTTAAATCGTCTTCTGAACTTTGGGGTGCCTTCATCTGAGCGCTTTAGCGGTTTACTCGAAGGGTTTTTAGGTTCTGGCGTCGGGTGCCGCCAACCTGCGGCCGATCTCTATGAAGATGATGCGAACTTCTACGTTCGCATGGAACTGCCCGGCATTCCGAAGGCACGTATCGACCTCCAGATGGAGGATTCAGTGCTGATGGTCCGTAGTCAGGAGATTGAGCAGGATGGCGACTCTGAGAGTGCTGACTGCTTTCATCGCGCGGTCTCGGTGCCCGATGGGGTCGAGGTCGAGGCGATCAAGGCCAACTATCAGGACGGTATGTTGACAGTCACGCTGCCTAAGCAAGCTGCGCCTCAGCCGCGCAAAATCACAGTCAAATAA
- a CDS encoding Hsp20/alpha crystallin family protein yields the protein MNTTELEKETKAAPRSTVEQATEWRRPHFDVSESADAFEVKVSLPGVSRESVDISLEGESLSIIGKRSDVKVPSEWRPVRRELPQGDYRLNFQLNVSIDEEAIQAQVADGVLQLTLPKADLAKPRKIVVS from the coding sequence ATGAATACTACAGAACTTGAAAAAGAAACTAAAGCAGCACCTCGCTCGACCGTGGAGCAAGCGACCGAATGGCGCCGTCCGCATTTTGATGTGTCGGAAAGCGCCGATGCCTTTGAGGTTAAAGTCAGCCTGCCGGGTGTGAGTCGCGAGAGCGTTGATATTTCACTGGAAGGCGAAAGCCTTAGTATCATTGGCAAGCGCAGTGATGTTAAGGTTCCGTCTGAATGGCGTCCGGTGCGGCGTGAGTTGCCACAGGGCGATTATAGGCTGAACTTCCAGTTGAATGTGTCGATCGATGAAGAGGCGATTCAGGCGCAGGTCGCCGATGGAGTGCTACAGCTGACGCTGCCGAAGGCGGATCTAGCGAAACCACGTAAAATTGTGGTGAGCTAG
- the rpsB gene encoding 30S ribosomal protein S2 — protein sequence MDTTPKDLLDAGVHFGHQLRRWNPKSKPYVFDNRNGISIIDLEQTHALLEKAYAFIEETVAAGKDVLFIGTKKQAQEIMREAATACQMPFCVNRWMGGGLTNFATIKTSLGKYRKFLKMDADGSLEKLPGKEEAAIRRQMSRMNRNFEGMLNVGELPAALFVVDTKNEEIAVAEANRLGIPVIGLVDTNSDPTVLDFPIPGNDDAVKSIRIIVETILEAAQNGLAHREAKKVQKSAPLVREQTFEQQEDVDVTLPAGYGEDEAKPAAE from the coding sequence ATGGATACAACACCAAAAGACCTTCTCGACGCAGGCGTTCACTTCGGCCACCAGCTCCGCCGCTGGAATCCAAAGTCGAAGCCATACGTTTTCGATAACCGCAACGGCATCTCCATCATCGATTTGGAGCAGACTCACGCGCTCCTTGAAAAAGCATATGCTTTCATCGAAGAGACCGTTGCTGCAGGTAAAGACGTGCTTTTCATCGGCACTAAGAAGCAAGCGCAAGAAATCATGCGTGAAGCGGCAACTGCTTGCCAAATGCCTTTCTGCGTAAACCGCTGGATGGGTGGAGGCCTCACTAATTTCGCAACTATCAAGACATCTCTCGGTAAATACCGTAAGTTCCTCAAGATGGATGCAGACGGCAGCCTTGAAAAACTTCCAGGTAAGGAAGAGGCAGCAATCCGCCGCCAAATGAGCCGCATGAACCGTAACTTCGAAGGTATGCTCAACGTTGGTGAGCTTCCAGCAGCATTGTTTGTTGTTGATACTAAGAACGAAGAAATCGCAGTGGCTGAAGCAAATCGCCTCGGTATCCCTGTTATCGGTTTGGTTGATACCAACTCTGACCCAACAGTCCTCGACTTCCCGATCCCGGGCAATGACGACGCTGTTAAGTCGATCCGTATCATCGTTGAAACCATCCTCGAAGCCGCTCAAAACGGTCTTGCTCATCGCGAAGCGAAGAAGGTGCAGAAGAGCGCTCCTTTGGTTCGTGAGCAAACTTTCGAGCAGCAAGAAGATGTCGACGTGACACTTCCAGCTGGTTACGGCGAAGACGAAGCAAAGCCTGCTGCTGAGTAA
- the tsf gene encoding translation elongation factor Ts, producing the protein MSVQITAKMVGELRESTGAGLMNCKKALVETNGNFEEAAALLRKKGEATAAKKAGRDASEGIIETYIHLGGKVGVMVELNCESDFVAKTDDFKQLVRDIAMHIAAVNPVCVSRDDIDPAIIDAERKIAEGQAEGKPEQAVAKIVEGKLNKFLAESCLLEQAYVKNPDQTVQELLTAMIAKMGENMVVKRFARFQVGA; encoded by the coding sequence ATGAGTGTTCAAATTACAGCAAAGATGGTTGGCGAACTGCGCGAAAGCACAGGTGCTGGACTAATGAATTGTAAAAAGGCGTTGGTTGAAACTAACGGCAACTTCGAAGAAGCAGCAGCATTGCTCCGTAAGAAGGGTGAAGCGACAGCAGCTAAGAAGGCTGGTCGTGATGCGTCTGAAGGTATCATTGAGACTTACATCCACCTCGGTGGTAAGGTCGGCGTGATGGTTGAGCTTAACTGCGAAAGTGATTTCGTTGCTAAGACTGACGACTTCAAGCAGCTTGTTCGCGACATCGCGATGCACATCGCAGCGGTTAACCCAGTTTGCGTATCTCGCGACGATATCGATCCTGCGATCATCGACGCTGAGCGTAAGATTGCTGAAGGCCAAGCCGAAGGTAAGCCAGAGCAAGCGGTTGCTAAGATCGTTGAAGGTAAGCTCAACAAGTTCCTCGCTGAATCTTGCCTTCTTGAGCAAGCATACGTGAAGAACCCTGATCAAACTGTTCAGGAGCTCCTCACTGCGATGATCGCCAAGATGGGCGAGAACATGGTTGTTAAGCGTTTCGCTCGCTTCCAAGTCGGCGCTTAA
- a CDS encoding inositol monophosphatase yields the protein MTLSATDKETLRQSLCDLQHFILETILAERTKRNTNELAAISEKTAADVIYAIDVVADQAILTWFEANWSAEWPVQIIMEGLEDSETLCCPKGTAIEATTLKCIIDPIDGTRGIMYDKRSAWILAGIAPQRGSANTLADIEVSAMTEIPTTRQWRADQLSATRGGGMLTTAFDIRNDFSQAPVELQPSKANDVQHAFGTICRFFPAGSTLLAQIEEQLWETLYGDSTDGTPLVFNDQYISSGGQFYEILSGHDRFIADIRPIAFRVLDIEENLSAHPYDVCCALILEEAGCIVEHPDGSPLNCPLDTTSAVNWVAYANEDLARHIRPALKGALAKLVP from the coding sequence ATGACACTTTCTGCGACGGACAAAGAAACACTGCGCCAATCTCTCTGTGATCTACAGCACTTCATCCTCGAAACCATTCTCGCGGAACGCACCAAGCGTAACACAAACGAGCTCGCCGCAATATCCGAAAAAACAGCTGCGGATGTCATCTACGCGATCGATGTCGTCGCGGATCAAGCAATCCTGACTTGGTTCGAAGCTAATTGGTCAGCCGAATGGCCCGTGCAAATTATCATGGAAGGGCTCGAAGACAGCGAAACGCTTTGTTGCCCCAAAGGCACTGCGATCGAAGCCACCACGCTAAAATGCATCATTGATCCAATCGACGGCACCCGTGGCATCATGTATGATAAGCGCTCCGCTTGGATCCTAGCCGGTATCGCACCGCAACGTGGCAGCGCTAACACATTGGCTGACATCGAAGTCTCGGCGATGACCGAAATCCCGACCACGCGACAATGGCGAGCCGATCAACTCAGCGCGACACGCGGCGGAGGCATGCTCACAACCGCCTTTGATATTCGTAACGACTTCAGCCAAGCCCCGGTCGAGTTGCAGCCAAGCAAAGCCAATGATGTGCAACACGCCTTCGGCACGATCTGCCGTTTCTTCCCTGCAGGCAGCACCTTGCTCGCACAGATCGAAGAGCAACTATGGGAAACGCTTTATGGCGACTCCACCGACGGCACTCCACTTGTTTTCAACGATCAATATATCTCAAGCGGGGGGCAATTCTACGAAATCCTTAGTGGGCACGATCGCTTCATCGCCGACATTCGCCCCATCGCATTTCGTGTGCTCGATATCGAAGAAAATCTCAGTGCTCACCCCTATGATGTGTGCTGCGCCCTGATCCTGGAAGAAGCTGGCTGCATCGTCGAACACCCCGATGGCAGTCCACTCAATTGCCCACTCGACACCACCAGTGCGGTGAACTGGGTGGCCTATGCCAACGAAGACCTGGCACGCCACATCCGCCCCGCGCTCAAGGGCGCGCTGGCGAAGCTCGTGCCGTAG
- a CDS encoding sugar phosphate nucleotidyltransferase, with amino-acid sequence MSNRYVVIMAGGRGERFWPESRLACPKQLLPIVGDKAMLAQTIDRLEGLVSPKDVFVITNVEQRDAVLEVCPELDPAKVIGEPVGRDTAAAVGLATILVARENPNASFAMLPADAVIHDAEALRSTLETAFEAAEAKPVLATVGITAVFPATGYGYIQQDELLGEFAGREVFNVKRFVEKPNLETAQSYLDSGDYFWNAGMFVWSVASITAELEKNTPSLWAALQAIEVGLAAGTAIDPLLEEHYPSLEKISVDYAIIEKAANVVMVESGFDWDDVGEWPAVERHYPADDAGNVVRGTAHVQDSSNNIVFSRDEDHLVALLGVEDLIVVKTGDATLVCHKDKAQEIKSLVQAIGAKEAFKHLM; translated from the coding sequence ATGTCAAATAGATATGTAGTGATCATGGCTGGTGGCCGCGGTGAACGTTTTTGGCCTGAGAGCCGTTTGGCTTGTCCGAAGCAATTGTTACCGATCGTCGGTGATAAGGCCATGCTGGCTCAGACTATTGATCGCTTGGAGGGACTCGTCTCGCCGAAGGATGTGTTTGTCATTACCAACGTTGAGCAGCGCGACGCAGTGCTTGAGGTCTGCCCTGAACTCGACCCGGCTAAAGTGATCGGCGAACCTGTTGGTCGCGATACTGCTGCGGCTGTCGGATTGGCAACGATCTTGGTGGCACGTGAAAATCCAAACGCGTCATTCGCGATGTTGCCAGCCGATGCGGTGATTCATGATGCAGAGGCCTTACGTTCCACTTTGGAAACTGCATTTGAAGCGGCAGAGGCAAAGCCTGTGTTAGCGACGGTGGGTATAACCGCGGTGTTCCCTGCGACGGGTTACGGCTATATTCAACAGGACGAATTGCTCGGGGAGTTTGCCGGGCGCGAGGTTTTTAATGTTAAACGTTTCGTGGAGAAGCCGAACCTTGAGACTGCTCAAAGTTATCTCGATTCAGGAGATTATTTTTGGAATGCAGGCATGTTCGTTTGGTCGGTCGCTTCGATCACCGCCGAGCTAGAAAAGAATACACCGTCACTTTGGGCTGCGTTACAGGCGATTGAAGTTGGTCTTGCGGCAGGCACTGCGATTGATCCATTACTAGAGGAGCACTATCCCAGCTTGGAAAAAATATCGGTCGATTATGCGATCATTGAAAAGGCAGCTAATGTCGTCATGGTCGAGTCTGGTTTTGATTGGGACGACGTGGGCGAATGGCCGGCTGTGGAACGCCACTATCCTGCTGATGATGCGGGCAATGTGGTTCGCGGCACTGCGCATGTGCAGGACTCCAGCAACAACATCGTGTTCTCTCGCGATGAGGATCATCTGGTCGCGCTGCTCGGCGTTGAGGATTTGATTGTGGTCAAAACGGGCGATGCCACGCTTGTCTGCCACAAAGACAAGGCGCAGGAAATCAAATCACTGGTGCAAGCCATCGGCGCGAAGGAAGCATTTAAGCATTTGATGTAA
- the ruvX gene encoding Holliday junction resolvase RuvX codes for MNYLGIDWGEKRIGLAHADEVGIAVPLPAAVGTTKKARLQHIEAMIKQRRIHEIVCGYPLNMDGSVGFKAKEVDVFIEEIEKRFKLPVHRIDERLSSHSVEQGLKQQKKKLDRRSGEIDSRAAALILQDFIEEQGLNAPMAFPEEEGY; via the coding sequence ATGAACTACTTAGGCATCGATTGGGGAGAGAAGCGGATCGGTCTCGCGCACGCCGACGAGGTAGGCATCGCCGTGCCGTTGCCTGCTGCGGTGGGCACGACCAAAAAAGCGCGTCTGCAGCATATCGAAGCGATGATTAAGCAGCGCCGTATTCACGAGATCGTCTGTGGCTATCCGCTCAACATGGATGGCTCGGTTGGCTTTAAGGCCAAAGAAGTGGATGTGTTTATTGAGGAGATCGAGAAGCGCTTTAAGTTGCCGGTTCATCGCATTGACGAACGGCTATCGAGTCACTCCGTGGAGCAGGGGTTAAAGCAGCAAAAAAAGAAGCTCGATCGCCGCAGTGGTGAGATTGATTCCCGCGCCGCGGCGTTGATTCTTCAGGATTTTATCGAGGAGCAAGGCCTCAACGCGCCGATGGCGTTCCCGGAAGAAGAGGGCTATTGA
- a CDS encoding vWA domain-containing protein has product MKRRREAQSSALSFIDCICCGFGAVLLLFILTAKSQITESKEEATQSLAAEATLQEAIEEAEAQQKALEKDIAALDPQPDANATSVAELAAEQERLAKAIEDRAEALASLETETEAVDAVAGLNRPSADQSYLSGLKLRGPRAVILLESSGSMLGKDAKSAIAIIQAGSGATSEKWLRAKAAVRAVLAAIPQGTTVAIFQMNESASPLSGNPNSPYIDPYDNSALLAALERLDKLEASGGADLSKALRIVGQLKNRPSSLLLIGDGLPTAPNPTQRSLSEADRVKLFNTAMGTRPNYPFNAILFPFEGDPSAAGLYWKLSARTNGITLIPDNDWPSL; this is encoded by the coding sequence ATGAAACGCCGCCGAGAAGCACAAAGCTCCGCACTGTCTTTTATAGACTGTATTTGCTGCGGCTTCGGTGCCGTGCTGCTGCTCTTCATTCTCACCGCCAAAAGCCAGATCACAGAGTCCAAAGAAGAGGCCACGCAATCACTCGCAGCCGAAGCAACCCTGCAAGAAGCGATCGAGGAGGCTGAAGCCCAACAGAAAGCATTAGAGAAAGACATCGCGGCACTCGATCCACAGCCTGACGCCAACGCCACAAGCGTCGCAGAGCTCGCCGCCGAACAAGAGCGCCTCGCCAAAGCCATCGAAGACAGAGCCGAAGCACTCGCCTCACTCGAAACCGAGACAGAGGCCGTCGACGCCGTCGCAGGGCTCAACCGTCCGTCCGCCGATCAAAGCTACCTCTCTGGACTCAAACTACGCGGCCCACGCGCCGTGATCCTACTCGAAAGTTCCGGTAGCATGCTCGGCAAAGATGCCAAGAGCGCGATCGCGATCATTCAAGCTGGCAGCGGTGCGACTTCCGAAAAATGGCTCCGAGCCAAAGCCGCCGTGCGCGCCGTGCTCGCCGCAATCCCGCAAGGCACCACAGTCGCAATCTTTCAAATGAATGAAAGCGCTAGCCCACTGTCAGGGAATCCCAACAGCCCCTACATCGACCCTTATGATAACAGCGCCCTGCTCGCCGCACTTGAGCGGCTCGACAAACTCGAAGCCTCCGGCGGAGCCGATCTATCCAAGGCTCTACGCATCGTTGGCCAACTCAAGAATCGCCCCAGCAGCCTACTCCTCATCGGCGATGGCCTACCGACAGCCCCCAACCCGACCCAACGAAGCCTATCAGAGGCCGATCGCGTGAAACTCTTCAACACTGCAATGGGCACACGCCCGAACTACCCATTTAATGCCATCCTATTCCCCTTCGAAGGCGATCCCTCTGCAGCAGGCCTCTACTGGAAACTAAGCGCCCGCACCAATGGCATCACCCTCATCCCCGACAACGATTGGCCGAGCCTCTAA
- a CDS encoding MotA/TolQ/ExbB proton channel family protein: MSLRNPERGLFSVKGLIFSLGLIASFIFVGVIYGGLIRPAANEAALAQSYGVEASSSSGIYVILKDYEQQVCISLFVWGIMILVYKFILVSAEAKVLGRFAPESEGIDTEAEVDLLAGARSITRERAGKLSEEIDQKSKSHDLKNKILPYVMARGLERYHMTGNVPEATETIMGRLEVASEQQESELSMLRYLVWAIPSIGFIGTVRGIGVALHRADEALQGDISGVTGALGVAFNSTLVALIISIALMLLIHLLQSGQEGLILRVQTFCREQIIDKLYDRDESDASDIDIEVKTVLLEDEASSK; this comes from the coding sequence ATGAGTTTACGAAACCCCGAACGCGGCCTCTTTTCAGTCAAAGGCCTCATCTTCAGTCTCGGCCTGATCGCCTCTTTTATCTTCGTCGGCGTGATATACGGCGGTCTTATCCGCCCTGCGGCAAATGAAGCCGCACTCGCTCAAAGCTACGGCGTCGAAGCTTCCAGTTCCTCTGGGATCTATGTCATTCTTAAAGACTACGAGCAACAAGTCTGTATATCCCTATTCGTCTGGGGCATCATGATCCTCGTCTATAAGTTTATCCTAGTGAGCGCAGAAGCCAAAGTCCTCGGTCGTTTCGCCCCCGAAAGCGAAGGCATCGATACCGAGGCTGAAGTAGACCTCCTAGCCGGCGCACGTAGCATCACTCGCGAACGCGCAGGTAAACTGTCCGAAGAGATCGACCAAAAGAGTAAGAGCCACGACCTGAAAAACAAAATCTTGCCCTACGTAATGGCACGTGGGCTAGAACGTTACCACATGACTGGCAACGTCCCCGAAGCCACCGAGACCATTATGGGACGCCTCGAAGTCGCCTCCGAACAACAAGAGAGCGAGCTATCCATGCTTCGCTATCTTGTTTGGGCGATCCCCTCCATCGGTTTCATCGGCACTGTCCGCGGTATCGGCGTCGCCCTCCACCGAGCCGACGAAGCACTACAAGGGGACATCTCTGGTGTCACCGGCGCACTCGGGGTAGCCTTTAACTCCACCCTCGTCGCGCTCATCATCAGCATCGCCCTCATGCTCCTCATTCACCTCCTACAAAGTGGACAAGAAGGACTCATCCTGCGCGTTCAGACATTTTGCCGCGAACAAATCATCGACAAACTCTACGACCGCGACGAATCAGACGCGTCTGATATCGATATTGAGGTGAAGACAGTTCTCCTAGAAGACGAAGCCTCCAGCAAGTAA